Proteins from a genomic interval of Anabrus simplex isolate iqAnaSimp1 chromosome 13, ASM4041472v1, whole genome shotgun sequence:
- the LOC136885003 gene encoding cuticle protein 21-like — MDDNRLIKRIFKYIIGLRRKTKWVEEVKKDAEEIKITPELILNRKKFRTRVGDHKLHEKLRKNSQQAVYVSCDLSSALSADDLLFWFYPHLFLIPLPYCFLQRLYNLVFLPFQFVVFAALVAVARAGILGAPAVYAPGAPLAAHGYAAPALAHGPVAYAAGPAVAKVAAAVDTDYDPNPQYSYAYDIQDALTGDSKGQQESRSGDVVQGSYSLVEPDGTRRTVEYTADPVNGFNAVVHREPAVAAVAKVAAPVAKVAAPALAYGHGLGAPALAYGHGLAAPALAYGHGKAFIG; from the exons atggatgacaaccgcctgattaaaagaatatttaaatatatcaTTGGATTGAGGAGGaaaacgaaatgggtggaggaggttaagaaggacgcagaagaaattaaaataacaccagaattgatcctcaacagaaagaagttcagaactcgagtaggtGATCACAAATTGCATGAAAAGCTGCGGAAGAACAG CCAACAAGCTGTTTATGTCTCTTGTGATTTAAGTAGTGCTTTGTCGGCTGATGATCTCTTATTTTGGTTTTATCCCCATTTATTTTTAATCCCACTTCCTTACTGCTTCCTTCAACGTCTCTATAATCTTGTCTTTCTTCCATTTCAGTTCGTCGTCTTCGCCGCCCTCGTGGCCGTCGCTAGGGCTGGTATCCTCGGCGCCCCCGCCGTCTACGCTCCCGGTGCTCCTCTGGCCGCCCACGGCTACGCCGCCCCCGCCCTCGCTCACGGACCCGTAGCCTACGCCGCTGGCCCCGCCGTCGCTAAGGTCGCTGCTGCCGTCGACACCGACTACGACCCCAACCCTCAGTACAGCTACGCCTACGACATCCAGGATGCCCTCACAGGAGACTCTAAGGGACAGCAGGAGAGCCGCAGCGGAGATGTTGTCCAGGGTAGCTACAGCCTGGTTGAGCCTGACGGCACCCGTCGTACCGTAGAGTACACCGCTGACCCCGTCAACGGATTCAACGCTGTTGTACACCGAGAGCCCGCTGTCGCTGCTGTAGCCAAGGTCGCCGCCCCCGTCGCTAAGGTAGCCGCCCCCGCGCTGGCTTACGGACATGGACTTGGCGCTCCCGCTCTTGCTTACGGTCATGGACTCGCCGCTCCCGCCCTGGCTTACGGACATGGCAAGGCCTTCATTGGTTAG